The nucleotide sequence TGAGATAGCTGCCCCTGGCGGCCTTTGCGGGCTTTGCCGGTGCAGGTTTGCGCGGCGCGCTGCGCATGCTGGACGCGGTCTCCGCCCAGTCGGTGGTGTCCTCGAGGCGGAACACTTCCACGATCTTGTCGAGTTCGTTGGCGCGGGCCTCGGTCTGTTCGATCGCCGCATTGGTCTCCTCGACGAGCGCCGCGTTGTGCTGGGTCATTTCGTCCATCTGCCGCACGGCAACGGTGACTTCCTCGATGGCCGCTGCCTGCTGGCTGCTTTCGCGCGCAATATCGGACATCAGCGCGCTATTGGTGCGGACTGCCTCGAGCATGGCGTCGAGCTTGGCCGCGGCGTCGCCGACAAGACGGGTGCCGCCGCTGACCTCGATGGCGCTCTGCTCGATCAGCCGCTTGATCTCCGAAGAGGCTTCCGCAGACGACTGGGCGAGGCGCCGCACTTCCACGGCAACAACGGCAAAGCCATTGCCGGCGTCCCCGGCGCGTGCCGCTTCGACCGAAGCATTGAGGGCAAGCAGATTGGTCTGGAAGGCGATGTCGTCGATCATGCCGATGATGTTGGAGATTTTCGACGACGAGGTCGAGATCCGGTCCATCGCCTCGGTGGCCTGCTTCATCACCGCGCCACCCTGGAGGGCAGCACTGGTAACCGCTTCTGCCGTCGCCGTGCCGTCCTGGGCGCGCTTGGCATTTTCGGTCACGGTCACGGCCAGCTGCTCGATGGCCGCCGAGGTTTCCTCGATGGTGGCGGCCTGCCGCGTTGTGCGCTCGGAGAGGTCGTTGGCGCCGGCCAGAATTTCCCCGGTGGCGGTCTTGACCCCACGCGAGGTGGCCCGCAGGCGCGTCACCACATCGGACAGTGTCTCGGCCACGCGGTTCATGTCGGTCTTCAGCCTGAGGAAGGCGCCCTGATGATTTCCTTCCATGCGCTGGCTGAGATCGGTGTCGGCGAGGGCTGAGAGCACCACGGTCGCGTCGTCGATGCCGTGGCGGACGCTCTCCACCATGGCGTTGAAATTGCGGGCGATGCGGGTGATGTCGTCGTCCTCGAAGTGACCGCTGATGGCCTGCGAGAAGTCACCGGCCTTGGCGGCCGCGACGACATCGTCGAACTCGCGCTGGAAATCTTCCATCACCTTGGCGCGGGCAGCAGTGCGCATGGCGTTGGCCTGTTCTTCCGCGCTCATATTGGCGATGCGGATGCCGTTTTCCTTGAACACCTGCACGGCCGCGGCCATCTCGCCGATTTCGTCCTTGCGCGCGGCACCGGGAACTTCGGTTTCGAACTTGCCATCGGCGAGGTCGCGCATGGCCAGCGTCAGCTGCCCGATCGGGCGGCTCATCTGCCGGGTGCCCATATAGAGCGCGCCCGCCGTGCCGGCAGCAATGCCAAGGCCTGCCGCCAGCAGCAGCATTGTCTGCATGGCCGACTGGAAGCCGGCGATCTCGTTCTGGATGCCGGCAAACCGCTCGATATCGGCGGTGACAACGGCGTCGATCTCGGTCTGGAAGGCCTTGCGGTTGGCGCGGTTCTCTTCGTTATTGCCCTGCTCGTTGGCGAGCGCCGGGTCGACATCGCGGCCGAGGCGCGCGGTTTCGGTGCGGAAAGTGCGGAACTCAGCCGCCCGCGCCACCATTGCCTCAAAGCCCGGCAGGTCTGCGGCGGCCAGCAGCGGCCGCCAGCCCTCGAGAACAGCGTCGATATTGTCGAGGTTCGTCATGATCCCGTTGGCGAACTGGGCAGCCGCAGCCGTATCCGCCGAGGCGTAGATACCGCGCGAGTCCATCACCACGGCGGTGACGAGACGGTTCAGCTTTTCGCCCGAGAGAGCCCGCTTGGACGCATTGTCCAGCCGCTCGATCTGCTGGCCGTATTCCCTGACGATGTGAAGCCCCATGCCTGTGATGAGGGCCGAGACTAATCCCATCACTGCGACGATGGTGAGGAGTTTACCGCGTATACGCATAGACCTAGTGACCTCCGAGTGACCGGCCGGTCCTCCTGGACCCGGTATGCCGGCCGTGTTTCGACCCGGTTCGCCTTTCCTTGGCGACGGGTCGGATAGGTCAGTAATTGCCAGTATTCCCCTTAAGACTTGGTGAAGTCTGAAATGGTCGTCGTCTTTATGCAGCGAAACGGATTTTGTTTACTGTCAGGGATTTGCTTTAAGTGTTGCGGCCTTGAATGCGGAAACTTTGGCCGGGCTGGTGCTGCGACGCTCGGTACTGGCAAAGCCAAGTCGTGCGGCCGGGGCACTGGCGACGCGGGCTGGCTCCGAGCATGACCCATGCAATGCCGCCAGCGGCGCGCGCGCCAGGATGTTTGGCACCGTGGTGTGATCGACGCCCGATCCGGCCATGATGGTGATCCGCCCCGCCGCAACCTCATGGGCGTGGGCAATATCGTCGAGCCCTTCCATGGCGGTGAGGGCGCGGCCCGAGGTGAGGATTGTGTCAAAGCCCAGCGCTAGGGCGGCTTCCACCGCTTCGGCAATATCGGGCACGAGGTCGAAGGCGCGGTGCAGCGACTTGGCCATGTCGCCCGCTGCGCCAACGAGGTTCTTGAGCGTTTCGACGTCCAGCCGCCCGTCGGCAAGGCTGGCACCGAGCACGACGCCTTCGAGGCCTGCATGCCGCGCTGCAGCAATATCGCCCCGCATGGTGGCGATATCGGCCTTGTCGAAGACAAAGTCGCCCGGCCGGTGGCGGATCATCGCCCGCACCTTGATCGGCGCCTTGCCGGCCAGTGCCATCAGCCCGGGGGAGGGGGAAAGCCCGCCCATCTCGAGGCTGGAGCAGAGTTCGACACGGTCGGCACCACCGGCGATGGCGGCCGCGAGGCCCTGCGCGTCGTCGACGCAGATTTCGATGAGGGTCATGGTTCTTGGGACTCCAGGCCGAGCATGGCCGCGCCGATGAGGCCGGCGTCGGCGGTTAATTGGGCCGGCACGACGAGCGGCCGGTCGAGTTTGCGCAGAATGCGTGGGCGCACGGCCGCATCGATCCGGGCGATCAGCGCCGCGCTATTGCCCAGCCCTCCGCCTACAGGAACAATGCCGGGCCCGACAATATTGACCACCAGCGCCAGCGGCTGGGCGACCAGTTCCACCTGCAGGGCAATGGTCTGTTCCGCCTTTGCGTCGCCAGCTTCCCAACGCGCCAGAATTTCGGTGCTCGGCAGGTCGGTGCCGTGGAGGTGCCGGTGCAGCCGTTCGATGCCGCGCGCCGCGCCGACCGTGTCGAGGCAGCCCAACTGCCCGCAGCCGCAGGCAAAATGGGGCAGTTCAAACGGCGCGACGCTGACCTTGGTGGCGACAATGGTGCCGTGGCCCCATTCGCCCGACAGCCCGCCCGCGCCGGGATGGAGTTTGCCATCCACCACCAGTCCGCCGCCGACCCCGGTCCCCAGAATGGCGCCGAACACCACCCGGTGGCCGCGCCCGGCGCCGGTATGGGCCTCGGCCAGCACAAAGCAATCGGCATCATTGGCGACCAGCACCTTCCGGCCCAGGCGCTTGCCGAGATCGCCGGCGAGGTCGCGACCGTCGATGCAGGGAATATTGGCGCAGGTAACAAGGCCGCTGTCGGGATCGACGACGCCGGTTACCGAAATGGCCACCGGGCTGTCCTTGCTCGCGCCACCTTTTTCAATCAGCCCGGCGATGGCATCGGCAAAGGCGTAAAAATCGTCGCGGGGCGTCGGCACGCGGCCGAGCATGGTGAGGCTCTCAGGCCCTCTCGCCAGCGCCGCCTTGATGGTCGAGCCGCCGATGTCGAATGCGGTAATCATGGATCGGCCTCTCCGGGGCGTGGTTTCAGCCTATGCCTCAGTTGCGCCCGGCGCGCAATTGTCGCTAAGGAAGGGCAGGGCCCATCGGGCCGGTTTCAGGAGAGCGTATCATGGCCCGAACGGCTGTCATCGGCGGCGGCCCTGCAGGGCTCATGGCCGCAGAAGTGCTGGCTGCAGCGGGCGAGGACGTCACCGTCTTTGACGCCATGCCCACCATGGGCCGCAAACTGCTTATGGCCGGCAAGTCGGGCCTCAACATCACCCATTCCGAACCACACGATGCGCTGCGCAAACGCTATGGCAACGTGCCGGAGCGTTTTTCGGCCGCGCTCGATGCGTTTACTGCCGATGACCTGCGCCAATGGTGCGCCGATCTCAGCGTTGAAACCTTTGTCGGCTCCTCCGGCCGCGTCTTTCCAAAGGCGATGAAGGCCTCGCCGCTCCTGCGCGCCTGGCTTGCCCGCCTCGAGACCTCCGGTGTTAAGCTAAAACCCCGCCATCGCTGGATGGGCTTTGAGGAAGACGCGCTCGTCTTCGACACGCCCGAGGGCAGGGTCGAAGGGAAATTCGACGCCACCATTCTCGCCCTCGGCGGCGCCTCCTGGGCGCGGCTCGGATCGGACGGTGCCTGGGCGCCGATTCTTTCCGACGCCGGTGTTGCGCTTGCCCCGTTCAAGCCCGCCAATTGCGGTTTTGACGTCGACTGGAGCCCGGTCTTTATCGAGCGCTTCGCTGGAGCCCCGATCAAATCGGTCACTGCCACCAGCGCTGCCGGCACTATTCCCGGTGAGTTCGTCGTCAGCGCCACCGGCATTGAGGGCGGTCTCGTCTATCTCCATGCCGCGCCGCTGCGCGATGCGCTGCTCGCCGGTTCTCCCGCCGCGCTCGTCGTCGATCTGGTCCCCGCTCGCACCGCGGATCGCCTTGCCGCCGATCTCGCCCGCCAGCCGCAAAAACTCAGCTTTTCCAATCGCCTGCGAAAAGGCGCCGGGCTCGATCCGGTCAAGGCCAGTCTCGTGCGCGAGGTATTACCGGCTGCAGCGCAGATGTCGCCCGAGGCGCTCGCTGCCGCCATCAAGGCCCTGCCCATTCCGCTCGTCCGGCCGCGCCCGATCGAGCGCGCCATATCGACGGCGGGCGGGATAGAATTCTCCGCCCTCGACGATAATGGCATGCTCACGGCCCGCGCCGGGATTTTCCCGGCTGGTGAAATGCTCGACTGGGAAGCCCCGACAGGCGGCTATCTCCTCACGGCGTGCTTCGCCTCTGGCCGCGCCGCCGCGGAGGGTGCTCTGGCCTACCTCAAGGGCTAGTCGCCTCTCCGGGGCACCCCCGACCTGATCCGGTCCAGTCGATTTCGATGGTGCTGTGGCCGATATCGAAGTCGGCCTGCAGCGCCGCCTTGGTGGCCGCCGTGACCTCCGCCGGATCGGCGCCGGGCGCCAGCGCAATCTCGAGTGTCGCCATGGTCCGCCCCGAGGACAGCGACCACACGTGAAGGTGGCTGACCTTCGCGAGCCCCGGCACGGTTTTCACCAGCCCGGCCTCCAGCGTGGCGCTGTCAAACCCCTCGGGCGCGCCTTCCATCAATATGTTGAACGTCCGCATCAGCAGCGCCCAGCCACTGCGCAGGATAAGAAGGCTCACGAACACAGAGAGGATCGGATCGATCGGCGTCCATCCGGTGAGCCAGATGATCACCGCCGCAAGGATCGCGCCGACCGAGCCGAGCAGATCGCCCAACACATGGAGGCTCGCCCCCTTGATGTTGACGTGATCCTTGTCTGCGCCCTGGAGGATGCGGAACACGCCCAAATTGACCAGCAGCCCCAGCACGGCGACGATCAGCATCGGCCCGGCCAGCACTTCCTGCGGTTCAAACAGCCGGTTGATCGCTTCATAGGCGATCCAGCCGACCAGCGCGAACAGCGTCAGTGCATTGAGTAGCCCCGCCAGAACCTCGAGCCGCGCATAGCCGAAGCTGCGCTTGCTGTCGGCCGGGCGGCTGCCGAGGCGAAAACCCAGCCAGGCGAGGAACAGCGCCACTGTATCGGTCAGCATATGCCCGGCGTCGGCAATCAACGCCAATGATCCCGAGAGATAGCCGCCCACGAGTTCGGCAATCATGAACGCGCCGGTCAGGACCAGCCCGATCAGCACCGCCCGCTCATTATTGGCACTGACTTTGGGCGTGTGGCTGTGGCCCGCATGATCGTGGTCATGCCCCGAATGGTCGTGCTCGTGACTATGGTCGTGCCCGGACATGGCTTTTCTCAACTACTCTATATATGAATAGACGTTCATATGTGTGAGCGTCAAGCGGGGCTTGTCGGCGTGACACTTCAGCTTCGCTCCAGACTGTCGGCTCCCGGCGTCTCCCTCCCCCTTGTGGGGAGGGACGGCGCGCAGCGCCCAGGGTGGGGGTGTGTTTCCGCAAACGCGATGCCCACAACCCCCACCCTCATTCCCTCCCCACAAGGGGGAGGGAGGCGATGGAGCCGGGGCGTCCGTGGGGGTTCTACTAAGGTGAAGGCTTGGTCGTGGGGTAGCAATCGCAGGCCACCTCAATGACTACCCCTCGTCGTCCTCATGCTCTTCCATGGCGTGGGCCACCATGTCGGCGAGGATATTGGCGATGTGAGCGTCAGCGGCCTCGTAAAAAACCTGCTTGTTGCGCCGCGTGCCGCGCACCAGCCGGGCGGCGCGCAGGAGGCGCAGATGGTGGCTCACCAGAGACTGGCTGGCGCCCGTCGCCTTGGCGATATCCCCCACGGCAATCGGCCCTTCAAGGCAGGTCAGCACGATCTTCAGCCGCGTCGGATCGCCGAGCAGCCGAAATGTCTCGGCGATCACGGTAATAGTGTTGTCCTCGGGCAGGGGCACGGCGAGCTCGTCGGTTCAGCGCTTCGTCATCATCTAGTTAGGCAGGTTCTGGGGCCTTGGCCAGAACGGATCGGCCCTCGCTCAGCGATAGCCCGCTGCCTGCAGTTCAAACAGCTCGGCATAGCGGCCATTGATCGCCAGCAGTTCCTCATGCGTGCCCGCTTCGAGGATGGCGCCATTGTCGAGCACGAGGATACGGTCGGCCATGCGCACGGTCGAAAACCTATGCGAGATGATCACCGCCGATTTGCCATGGGCGAGGTTCTTGAAGCGCGCGAAAACCTCGGCCTCCGCCTTGGCGTCGAGCGCAGCCGTCGGTTCGTCCAGAATGATCAGCTCGGCGTCGCGCATATAGGCGCGGGCGATTGCCACTTTCTGCCATTCGCCACCCGAAAGGTCGCGCCCCTGCTTGAAGAGGCGCCCCAGCTGCTGGTCATAGCCCTTGGGCAGTTTGGCGATGACGCTGTCGGCGAGGCTCTGCTCGGCCGCGAGGTTGATGCGTTCCTGGTCCTCGCGCGCCTCGATCCGCCCAACCCCGATATTGTCGCGGGCGGTGAAGGAGTAGCGGATGAAATCCTGAAAGATCACCCCGACATGGGCGTGGATGTCCTTGGGGTCCATATCCCTGAGGTCAATGCCATCAATGGTGATGCGACCCTCGCTCGGGTCATAGAGGCGCGTAAGAAGCTTGGCGATCGTGGTCTTGCCGGCGCCATTCTCGCCCACCAGCGCCAGGGTCTGCCCGGCGGCGAGGGTGAAGGAGAGGTCGCGCACCACCCAGTTTTCGGTTTCCGGATAGCGAAAGCCGACATTTTCGAAAGCAATTTCGCTCCGGATCGGCGCTGGGAATTTCTTGGGATTTTCCGGCGGCAGCACGGTCGGCTCGATCTCGAAAAAGGAAAAGAGATCGTCGAGATACATGGATTGCCCGGCGATCTGGGTAAAGCCGAGCAGAATGCGCTGGAACAACCCGTTAAGCCGCAGGAAAGAGCCCGAGAGGAACGCCAGGTCACCCAGGGTGAATTCCCCGGTGATGGTGCGCCAGACGATATAGCCATAGGCGGCGTAGTAGGCGAGGCTGGCTATGCCGGTAAAGAGGGCGCCCCAGCTGGCGCGCAGCATGGCGACGCGGCGGTTTTCGATAAAGATCTGGTTGGCGAGCGTCCGGAAACGGCTGATCAGATAATCGCCCAGGCCAAAGAGTTTGACCTCCTTGGCGGTCTCGGCGCTCGCCCCGATCTGGCGGAGATATTCAATCTCGCGGCGTTCAGGCGTGCGCCAGCGGCTCAGCATATAGGCGAGCGTGTTGAACCGCGTTTCGCCCCAGATCGAGGGAATGAAACTGAGCGGCAGCAGGAGGATCAGCCAGGGCGCGTAAAAGAACAGGCCACCGGCCAGTGTCATCACGGTGAGGATGTCCTGGGCCTGGCCGAACATCTGGCTCAGCAGCGCATTGCGCCCGGCCGCCTGTCGGCGCGCCCGCTCCAGCCGGTCCTGGTATTCGGCGCTCTCG is from Devosia sp. SD17-2 and encodes:
- a CDS encoding methyl-accepting chemotaxis protein, producing MRIRGKLLTIVAVMGLVSALITGMGLHIVREYGQQIERLDNASKRALSGEKLNRLVTAVVMDSRGIYASADTAAAAQFANGIMTNLDNIDAVLEGWRPLLAAADLPGFEAMVARAAEFRTFRTETARLGRDVDPALANEQGNNEENRANRKAFQTEIDAVVTADIERFAGIQNEIAGFQSAMQTMLLLAAGLGIAAGTAGALYMGTRQMSRPIGQLTLAMRDLADGKFETEVPGAARKDEIGEMAAAVQVFKENGIRIANMSAEEQANAMRTAARAKVMEDFQREFDDVVAAAKAGDFSQAISGHFEDDDITRIARNFNAMVESVRHGIDDATVVLSALADTDLSQRMEGNHQGAFLRLKTDMNRVAETLSDVVTRLRATSRGVKTATGEILAGANDLSERTTRQAATIEETSAAIEQLAVTVTENAKRAQDGTATAEAVTSAALQGGAVMKQATEAMDRISTSSSKISNIIGMIDDIAFQTNLLALNASVEAARAGDAGNGFAVVAVEVRRLAQSSAEASSEIKRLIEQSAIEVSGGTRLVGDAAAKLDAMLEAVRTNSALMSDIARESSQQAAAIEEVTVAVRQMDEMTQHNAALVEETNAAIEQTEARANELDKIVEVFRLEDTTDWAETASSMRSAPRKPAPAKPAKAARGSYLSQGNAAISADWSEF
- a CDS encoding metalloregulator ArsR/SmtB family transcription factor, producing the protein MPLPEDNTITVIAETFRLLGDPTRLKIVLTCLEGPIAVGDIAKATGASQSLVSHHLRLLRAARLVRGTRRNKQVFYEAADAHIANILADMVAHAMEEHEDDEG
- a CDS encoding ABC transporter ATP-binding protein — its product is MTDLPGRRPPPIPDKTPTFRERLHNLRHLGRLVAQIWRTSRWLTAATVVLRLIAAFQPVAVLYAAKLIVDEVVRLTAIAAPGPEFIDWWSSGLLTPVLWLLVLEFSLVLANDIIARATGLVDSILSELHSNQVSIELMGHAARLDLMHFESAEYQDRLERARRQAAGRNALLSQMFGQAQDILTVMTLAGGLFFYAPWLILLLPLSFIPSIWGETRFNTLAYMLSRWRTPERREIEYLRQIGASAETAKEVKLFGLGDYLISRFRTLANQIFIENRRVAMLRASWGALFTGIASLAYYAAYGYIVWRTITGEFTLGDLAFLSGSFLRLNGLFQRILLGFTQIAGQSMYLDDLFSFFEIEPTVLPPENPKKFPAPIRSEIAFENVGFRYPETENWVVRDLSFTLAAGQTLALVGENGAGKTTIAKLLTRLYDPSEGRITIDGIDLRDMDPKDIHAHVGVIFQDFIRYSFTARDNIGVGRIEAREDQERINLAAEQSLADSVIAKLPKGYDQQLGRLFKQGRDLSGGEWQKVAIARAYMRDAELIILDEPTAALDAKAEAEVFARFKNLAHGKSAVIISHRFSTVRMADRILVLDNGAILEAGTHEELLAINGRYAELFELQAAGYR
- a CDS encoding copper homeostasis protein CutC, producing MTLIEICVDDAQGLAAAIAGGADRVELCSSLEMGGLSPSPGLMALAGKAPIKVRAMIRHRPGDFVFDKADIATMRGDIAAARHAGLEGVVLGASLADGRLDVETLKNLVGAAGDMAKSLHRAFDLVPDIAEAVEAALALGFDTILTSGRALTAMEGLDDIAHAHEVAAGRITIMAGSGVDHTTVPNILARAPLAALHGSCSEPARVASAPAARLGFASTERRSTSPAKVSAFKAATLKANP
- a CDS encoding TIGR03862 family flavoprotein — translated: MARTAVIGGGPAGLMAAEVLAAAGEDVTVFDAMPTMGRKLLMAGKSGLNITHSEPHDALRKRYGNVPERFSAALDAFTADDLRQWCADLSVETFVGSSGRVFPKAMKASPLLRAWLARLETSGVKLKPRHRWMGFEEDALVFDTPEGRVEGKFDATILALGGASWARLGSDGAWAPILSDAGVALAPFKPANCGFDVDWSPVFIERFAGAPIKSVTATSAAGTIPGEFVVSATGIEGGLVYLHAAPLRDALLAGSPAALVVDLVPARTADRLAADLARQPQKLSFSNRLRKGAGLDPVKASLVREVLPAAAQMSPEALAAAIKALPIPLVRPRPIERAISTAGGIEFSALDDNGMLTARAGIFPAGEMLDWEAPTGGYLLTACFASGRAAAEGALAYLKG
- a CDS encoding cation diffusion facilitator family transporter — translated: MSGHDHSHEHDHSGHDHDHAGHSHTPKVSANNERAVLIGLVLTGAFMIAELVGGYLSGSLALIADAGHMLTDTVALFLAWLGFRLGSRPADSKRSFGYARLEVLAGLLNALTLFALVGWIAYEAINRLFEPQEVLAGPMLIVAVLGLLVNLGVFRILQGADKDHVNIKGASLHVLGDLLGSVGAILAAVIIWLTGWTPIDPILSVFVSLLILRSGWALLMRTFNILMEGAPEGFDSATLEAGLVKTVPGLAKVSHLHVWSLSSGRTMATLEIALAPGADPAEVTAATKAALQADFDIGHSTIEIDWTGSGRGCPGEATSP
- a CDS encoding ROK family protein, coding for MITAFDIGGSTIKAALARGPESLTMLGRVPTPRDDFYAFADAIAGLIEKGGASKDSPVAISVTGVVDPDSGLVTCANIPCIDGRDLAGDLGKRLGRKVLVANDADCFVLAEAHTGAGRGHRVVFGAILGTGVGGGLVVDGKLHPGAGGLSGEWGHGTIVATKVSVAPFELPHFACGCGQLGCLDTVGAARGIERLHRHLHGTDLPSTEILARWEAGDAKAEQTIALQVELVAQPLALVVNIVGPGIVPVGGGLGNSAALIARIDAAVRPRILRKLDRPLVVPAQLTADAGLIGAAMLGLESQEP